In a genomic window of Oreochromis aureus strain Israel breed Guangdong linkage group 13, ZZ_aureus, whole genome shotgun sequence:
- the LOC116333640 gene encoding dickkopf-related protein 1-like, with translation MKMPSVRRFLAVYLTLFGYLGDVYAGTVLTNSNAIKNLPGAPVVKDTDSVSPSPRTSPSGGMGHKLPADTLQTSGVCTDDEECGGEEFCNDARGVCLPCRKNRKRCARDSMCCAGNRCSNGVCQANDLDGADVALTTGWHTHNSTTEHRAKKPPTAHSNQPHAVKGQEGDACLRSADCSKGLCCARHFWSRICKPVLTEGQVCTRHRRKGNHGLELFQRCDCGEGLACRPEKGERDHTVSRTAARNLHTCQRR, from the exons ATGAAGATGCCTTCAGTCCGCCGCTTCTTGGCTGTGTATCTCACGCTGTTTGGATACCTTGGGGACGTTTACGCGGGCACAGTCCTGACGAACTCCAACGCGATCAAAAACCTGCCCGGCGCTCCGGTTGTTAAAGATACCGATAGTGTCAGTCCGAGTCCTCGAACATCACCTTCTGGTGGCATGGGACACAAATTACCCGCAGACACCTTGCAG ACCTCAGGTGTTTGCACGGATGATGAAGAGTGTGGAGGTGAGGAATTCTGCAACGATGCTCGAGGCGTCTGTCTACCCTGCCGTAAGAACCGAAAGCGTTGCGCAAGGGACTCGATGTGTTGTGCAGGAAACCGCTGCAGCAACG GTGTTTGCCAGGCAAATGACTTAGATGGTGCAGATGTAGCTCTCACCACTGGctggcacacacacaacagTACCACGGAGCATCGAGCCAAGAAGCCTCCCACTGCCCATAGCAACCAGCCTCATGCTGTCAAAG GCCAAGAGGGGGATGCCTGCCTGAGATCTGCAGACTGCTCCAAGGGTCTTTGCTGTGCCAGACACTTCTGGTCTCGCATTTGTAAGCCTGTTCTGACAGAGGGCCAGGTGTGTACGCGCCACCGCAGGAAAGGCAACCATGGCTTGGAGCTGTTCCAGCGTTGTGACTGTGGCGAAGGGCTGGCCTGCCGACCAGAGAAAGGAGAGCGAGATCACACTGTCAGCAGGACTGCAGCCCGGAACCTACACACCTGTCAGAGACGCTGA